The following proteins are co-located in the Neodiprion virginianus isolate iyNeoVirg1 chromosome 6, iyNeoVirg1.1, whole genome shotgun sequence genome:
- the LOC124307967 gene encoding uncharacterized protein LOC124307967, with translation MDEEDEDLCSYNPRWLVVVGGCRRSTTRRTRKTRRRRWLRICARYSPRWLAVVGSGRAGRGGGRGFVLGEFDIFTISDEVESASGVGSGEDVEIGIEVGVVVGIGLGVEIGVEVYLN, from the exons atggacgaggaggacgaggatttgtgctcg TATAATCCGAGGTGGTTGGTGGTGGTTGGAGGTTGTCGGAGGtcgacgacgaggaggacgaggaagactaGGAGAAGAAGGTGGctgaggatttgtgctcg gtatagcccgaggtggttggcggtggttggaagtggtcgagctggacgaggtggaggacgaggattcgtgctcggtgagtttgacatttttacaatatctGATGAAGTAGAATCAGcatcaggagtaggatcaggggaagatgtagaaataggaatagaagtaggagtagtgGTAGGAATAGGACTCGGAGTAGaaataggagtagaa gtatacttgaactaa